CTAATCTAGGAAGTCCAGAACATAACATTTGTGAAGGTTGCGCATCAAATGATTCATTAAAACAATGCCCCATTTCATCTCCACCTACTAAATATAGATCTGTAGCCGAATATACTCGTTGATATTGATTCACCATTGCTTGATTATTCAAATCCACTTGATGGTCTGTTAACCCAAAGTCTTTTAATGCCCCAGCAGCATGCCATGTTTGAATAACAGTTTGTTGCGCTTTTTTATGGTATGCACCCATAATTAAATAATAAGTATCTATTAGAATTACTTTTGCTGTGCTTAGCGCTTTAATATGTTGAATAACATTTTTATTTCCTGCTTTAATATATGTCACATTTGATAAATGTTGAATATGATGCGCATGCTTGTCTGTCGTGATAACAGTTAATTTGTATCCTTTAGTACTTAATTGTTCAATAATCGGAAGTACATCTTTAGGAAAAGTCATCATAACAACAATATTTTTATTTTTAACTTTTAATCCTCTAAAAAGGACATTCAATATTGCAATGACGATCATATATATTTTTTTGATTAAAACTCTCATTTCATTCACCGGCTTTATTTCGATTTATCTTTATTCATAAATTATAAACGATTCCAAGATTGATAGAAAATAATTCTCTCATAACCCATTGTCCTTAAAATAAAAAGTAGACCAACAATACATCGTCGGTCTACTGTTATACGTCTTTTGACACACTATATTCTTATAAGAAATCAGCAAAGTGATCTCTATATTTTTTATGAAGTATAGAACCTAAAACAAAGAATATGAGAACAATCATGACATTATATAATGCTAATTTCCAGTGATCAATGAAGTACCACTGATGGAATAATATTGCCGCACGGTATGATTCAGCAATAAAGTATACTGGATTGAATAACATAATATGGTGCACAATGCCACTTACACCGTGGTTTTTAGGAATCCATAAAATGGGCGACATATAGAATAATATTCTCATTAATGCCTGCATCGCCATCTGAGTATCTCTCACTAATATACCTAACGTTGATGTAAATAAAGCAACAGACGCCGTTAATAAAAAGGCAAACGGCACATAAATCAATAATTGAATGATATGAATAGATGGGTAAATCCCTCTAAACATACATGCTACGATAATGATGGCAAGTAAACCAATATGTCCATAAAATCTGCTTGTTACAATGTATGTTGGAATAATGGACAATGGGAAATTCATCTTTGCGACTTGATTAAATTTTTGGGATATAGATTTTGTACCCTCGAGTACACCTTGGTTAATAAAGAACCACATGCTAATACCAACGAGTAACCAAAATACAAATGGAATGCCATGTACCGGATTGTTACTTCTGATTCCCAGACCAAACACTAACCAATAAACCATAATTTGTAGCGCTGGGTTCAATAGTTCCCAAGCCATCCCTAAATAGTTACTATGGTTTGAAATTTTAATTTGGAATTGTGCCAGTCGCTGGATTAAATAAAAGTTTTTGATGTGTTCTTTAAATACAGTAACTACTGCTGACATTGAATTAAACCACACTTTCAAACATTTAATGTATATACAATTGATGTTGAGATGGAATCTATCATTTTGAAAACTATTTGTCTTTCAATCCACACTATTCATGTTATGAGTAGAAATTAAGTTAAACAAATACTTTTGAAATGATGATATTCATATCTCAAACTCATTGTTTTTTAATATGTAAATTTGTTTTAATTGAATAAAATATACCAAACTATATAACTTAGTAAAAGATATTAGTTTATTAAATTCTCATCTTATTATACAATCATTTAAGTTATTAAACATAATAAAGCACCTTAAAATGACAATAATATCATTGATTGTCTATAATTAGACAAAGTCTATCGTGTTAGATTAACTTTCACTCAATTTTAAACAAAATCTTCTACTCACTTTACACTAGGTTAATAAATTTAACAACTGATGAGTAGTATATTATAATCTATATAAATGTAATTAAGGAAGGACTAATTATGAGCGTATCGGTAAATATAGAACATGTAACTAAAGAATATCGTATATATAGAACGAATAAAGACCGTATTAAAGATGCCTTAATACCTAAAAATAAAAACAAAACATTCTTCGCATTAGATGATGTTTCTCTTCAAGCGCACGAAGGAGATGTGATTGGTCTTGTTGGTATTAACGGTTCAGGGAAATCTACATTAAGCAATATGATTGGCGGATCACTGTCCCCTACATCTGGTAAAATCAACCGCAAAGGTGACGTTAGTGTAATTGCAATCAATGCTGGATTAAATGGCCAATTAACAGGTGTTGAAAATATTGAATTCAAAATGTTATGTATGGGATTCAAACGTAAAGAAATCAAAGAATTAATGCCTCAAGTCATTGAATTTAGTGAATTAGGTGAATTCATATATCAACCTGTAAAAAAATACTCTAGTGGTATGCTTGCAAAACTTGGTTTCTCTATTAACATTACAGTTAACCCTGATATTTTAGTTATTGACGAAGCATTGTCCGTTGGTGACCAAACTTTCACTCAAAAATGTTTAGATAAAATTTATGAATTTAAAGAAGCGAATAAAACCATCTTTTTCGTCAGTCATAATATCCGTCAAGTTAAAGAATTTTGTACGAAAATCGCATGGATTGAAGGCGGTAAACTTAAAGAGTTTGGCGAATTAGATGATGTTTTACCAAATTATGAAAAGTTCTTGAAAGAATTCAAGAAAAAATCGAAAAATGAACAAAAAGCATTTAGAAGAGACTTAGATGCATCTCGATTTATCGTTAAATAATCACCTTAAAACACCAATAAAAAGGCAATCCTGGGTTAATCACTCAACCCAAGATTGCCTTTTTATAAACTTATATTATTAACGTTGTCTTTTTTGTTTAGCAATTTTAAACATAAATTTAGGGATACTCTTTAACCTTCCTAAACGTTTCCAATCAATTAATAAACGATAAATCCATTCTATATTTAACTTCCTAAAGAATTTGGGCGCTCTTTTTTTGGCGCCACTAAACACTTCAAATGAACCACCAACACCCATCATTACGGTATGTTGAAATGCTTTACTATGGTGAGCAATCCACTTTTCTTGTTTAGGATAACCCATACCAACAAATATATAATCCGGATTAAATGTCTCTATACGCTTAATGACCGTTTCATCTTCTAAATTAATGTAACCATGATGATGTGCAAATGTCACGCGTGGATATTTAGCTTTTAATTGTTGCTCTGCCTTTTCAATAATTTCATTCTTTGATCCTAAAATAAACACCTTTTGTTGGTTTACATGTGCCATTTTCAGACATTCTTCTAATAATTCTATACCTGGAATCCTTTGTGGTAACGGTTGTTTTAATCGTTTTGATGCTTTCACGACACCTGTACCATCAGCGATGACGTAATCAGCACTATTGATGAGTTGTTGATAGTCATGATTTTCTGATGCATAGTCAACAATTTCAGGGTTAGCCGTAACTATAAATAAATTATCTGTCGTCTGTGCCATAAAAAATGTTTTAATATTTTCAACCATTTGCAACATCGTAGTATGGTCAAAATTCACGCCTAATATATCAACCTTTTTATTATTGTGCTGACCTTTTAATGTCATAAAATAAATCTCCTATCCTACTTGATCAGTCATCTCAACTGATATATCAAGTTATATCAAATCTAGTCATTGTTTTAATTTTCACCAAAATGTACGATTATTTTAACACATCAACGTTCATCAAGATATGATTATCCAAAAAACCTTCATCACTCGTACAATTTACGCCTTAAGTCTAAAGGATAATTTTTAGATATTAACGTATAATAGATAATAACTTACAAAATCAGTGTGACTTTGAGTCGATTGATTAATTTTAATTACGGAGCCTTAATATGACACAATTCGAATCATTCTTAACCACTCATATTCATTTAAATATGTATATCATATTAGTCATAAGTATCATCTACATTATCGTCCATCAAAACCGCTATAAATCTTACTATCGATACTTTGCAATTATACTTAACTATATCCCAGTATTAACTCATGAATTCGGACATGTACTTTTTAATAAATTATCCGGTGGTCATGCTAAAGATTTAGTTATTGTGACACGGCCGTCTGAAAGAGAAGCTACCTTACAACAGGGCTATGCAATTACTCAATCTAAGAGTTATCTTGGACAATGGTTCACTACATTAGGTGGCTATATCATGCCTCCAATGATGTTATGGATAGGTATTATCACAATATTTTATAATCATCCAAGCTTTTTCATACTCCTGTACTTAGGAATTTTTATTTATTTTCTGATTTTAACATCCCGTAAATTATCACCTATAATAATTATTATTGCTATGACAATGCTCTTGTATTTCCTATTCCAAAGCGATGACTTACTTGTTATTCATCAAATTGTTAGTTCTAGTTATCATTTTATTTTAGGCGTATTACTTGGTGAAGTGCTTCAATCGTCTTGGACAATTTTCAGACTGACATTCCAAAGACCTAAACAAAGTTGGGACGGCAGTACCTTAACTGATATTAGTAAAGTGCCTACAGTCATCTATAGCACAATTTGGATTACAATCAATTTATATACCGTGTACTTATTAATCAAATTACTATTGTTCAAATCTTAAATGATCAACCTACCTTCAAAAAAAGATAATAAAACAGTAAAAAACTTGAGCCCTTCTGAAAAATATGGTGTTAAGATATTTAATCTCAATCACCATATGATACAGTTTAGGGCTCAAGTTTGTGTTGTATTATTTTTCCGCAAAAATATTCATAGCATTTTCATAACTTAAAATTGTAATCACATCATTGCGCTTAATAATGACAACTTTATTCGTGTCATCTTTGGATACAATTTCAACATCATTACCTATAGAAATATCCTTACTTGAAAGATAAACTAACAACTCTGTCTTATCTCTAACGCGTTTAATTGTGACAACATCAGCAGGTTCAAATTCTAGTATTGTCTTTGTATATTTTTCCTTGTAATGATGATCTCTAGGAATCACACCACCATGCGGACACGTTTCTGGATAATTTAAAATATTATCTAAACGTTCAACAAATAAATCTGAAATTCTATGCTCCAAAATTTCAGCCTCTTGATGCACTTCTTCCCAATTATATTTCAAAATTTCTATTAAAAATAATTCAAGTAACCGATGTCTTTTAATGATATCTAAAGTGTGATTTAAACCTTCTTCTGTTAATTTAACACCTTTATATGGCTTTGTTTCTACATAGCCTGACTTTTCTAATCTCCCGACCATTTCACTAACTGATGGTGGTTTTATATTTAAAAATTGAGATAATTTTTTATTTGATACGAAGGATACATCGCCGTCATTCGTTAATATTGCCTTGAGATAATCCTCTTTTTCTTCAGTTAACATCATTTCACCTCACACATATTCACTTTATTGTATCACGAATCTACTTGACATGTTAAAACTTCTCGGTTTATTATAAAATAAATTAGGTTAACCTAAACTTTTAATTAGGAGGTATTAATATTTGCTTGAAGTTAGTAATTTAAATCTTTTTTTAGGTAATAAGCATATTTTAAAAGATATTGGTTTTAAAATTCCTATTACTGGTGAAATGATAGGTATTATGGGGCCTAATGGTGCTGGAAAGTCTTCTTTACTGAAGTCATTAATAGGAGATTTCCAAGCAACTGGCACACAATTACTTTATCAACGTCCGATACATACTCAATTGAAATACATGACATACATACCTCAAAAATCAAATATTGATTTGGATTTTCCGATCAATGTGGAAAAAGTGATTCTCTCAGGATGTTATGGCGACATCGGTTGGTTTAATCAACCTAGACATGAGACCAAAATTCAATTGAATCAATTATTAGATGATTTAGACTTAAAATCTTTAAAACGAAAACAGATTTCTGCATTAAGTGGTGGTCAACTTCAGCGTGTACTTGTTGCACGCGCACTCATGTCTAAAAGTCAACTTTATTTATTCGACGAACCTTTTGTCGGCATTGACTTTAAAAGCGAGCAACTCATAATGAATAAAATTAGGCAATTAAAATCACAAGGCAAGTTGATTCTCATTGTTCATCATGACTTATCTAAGGCTTCTCAATACTTCGATCGTATTATGTTGCTCAATCAAACGCTTCGTTATTTTGGTGATGCTGAAGATGCAATGAATAATGACACACTATTAAATGACACATTTATGTCTCAGACTAGTCATATTGATGCATCTTCGAAAGGAAGTGCCTAAATATGCATGACTTTTTCACACATCTTTTAAATTATCAATTTTTAAATAGAGCACTAATCATTTCAATGATCGTTGGTGTTGTCTGTGGCACTGTAGGTAGCCTAATTGTATTAAGAGGATTATCACTGATGGGCGATGCGATGAGTCATGCTGTATTACCAGGAGTAGCATTATCATTCTTATTTGGAATACCAATGTTTATTGGCGCGTTAATAACTGGAATGATTGCAAGTATGTTAATCGGATTTATTACTTCTAAGAGTAAAACAAAGCCAGATGCAGCTATAGGCATTAGCTTTACGGCATTCCTTGCACTAGGTGTCATTTTAATCAGTGTCATCAATAGTACGACTGACTTATACCATATTTTATTCGGTAATTTACTCGCCATCACACATACAACGTTTTGGACTACCGTGATCATCGGACTATTTGTACTAAGTCTCATCATTATATTCTATCGACCTTTAATGATTTCTACGTTTGATAACACATTTAGTAGAATGAATGGTTTAAATACTAAGCTAATACATTATTTTGTCATGCTACTCCTTGCATTAGTAACGGTTGCAAGTATCCAAACCGTAGGCATTATTTTAGTCGTTGCACTCCTAGTCACACCCGCTTCAACTGCCTTTCTTATTTGCAAGAATTTATATGGCATGATGGCAGTCGCAAGCTTCATTGGTGTAATCAGTTCAATTATCGGACTTTATTTCAGTTACATATATAACGTACCAAGTGGTGCAGCTATTGTACTTTGCACATTTGCGATTTACGTTATCACATTAGGTATCACAACATTTAAAAATAAACAGAGAAGAGGCGTAATTTAAATGAAGAAAATCATTCCCTTATTGCTAGCCATTTTTATCGTCTTGGTTGGTTGCAGTCAATCTAATGGAGATAAACAACAAGCTGACAGTCATAAATTAAAAGTTGTCACAACTAATTCTATCCTTTATGACATGGTAAAAAATGTCGGTGGCGATCATGTTGACGTCCATAGCATTGTTCCTGTTGGACAAGATCCACATGAATATGAAGTCAAACCTAAGGATATTAAAAAGTTAACAGATGCAGATGTTATATTTTATAACGGATTAAATTTAGAAACTGGTAATGGCTGGTTCAAGAAAGCATTAGAACAAGCCGGCAAATCGATGGATGATAAAAAAGTCATCGCCGTTTCTAAAGATGTTAAACCTATATATCTAAACGGAGAAGAAGGCAACAAAGATAAATTAGATCCTCACGCATGGTTAAGTATTGAAAATGGTATTAAGTATGTCAAAACGATTCAAGATAGTTTAAACAAATATGATTCATCAAATCAAAAAGATTATAAACATCAAGGAAATCAATACTTATCTAAATTAGAAAAACTTAATAAAGAAAGTAAAGACAAATTTAATGATATTCCAAAAGAACGACGTGCCATGATTACTAGTGAAGGTGCATTTAAATACTTTGCAAAGCAATATGATGTGAAGCCTGGATATATTTGGGAAATCAACACAGAAAAACAAGGTACACCTTCACAAATGAGACACGCTATTCAATTTGTAAAAGAGCATCAGATTAAACATCTATTAGTCGAAACAAGTGTAGATAAAAAAGCGATGGAAAGCTTATCCGAAGAAACACATAAAGATATATACGGAGAAGTATTTACTGATTCAATTGGTAAAAAAGGCTCAAAAGGTGATTCTTATTATAAAATGATGAAATCTAATATCGATACAATACATGGTAGCATGAAATAATGCTACTTGCGTAACTACCGCAACAACTTAATAGAACCGATGGCTGAGTGAATAAGATATAACTTGAATCACACTCAGCCACCCTATTAAGTCTTTATGTTATAACTAATAGTCTCATATCGTGCGTGAAGTTTTATATTATCCTCCTAAAATATAAAATCGTTCTCTCACGCACGGTATGGTGGTGTTAGTCTATCTCATCTCATTTATGTAGTGGGCTTATACATTATCTTAACTCCCCAATGGTAAAGGTATCATTTCATCCCCCTTTACCAAATCGTTTTAAACTGACAAGATATCATAAAGTGGCTTGAAATACGTTCCCTTTTCAAACCATATATCTGTCAAAGTTATAAAATCATCCCTATAACATTGAGATTGAATTGGGTTTCACTATAGGACGCTGTTGAACAGGTTGTATAGAACCCATGCACTGATGGTTCAATCTCAAATGATTCAACATTTATGGCCTATTCTCTCCATAAATGTCGGTCGTAGAACTTATATTTCACCCGATGAGTTTTACGAGTGTCTGCTTTATATACAGGAAAAAGCTCGTGAGGTCTTACCTCACGAGCTTTCCTATTTATAATATGATTATGTCATACTATCCACAATAACCATCTCATCATAATTAATTGATTCTCTAAGTTTTAAAGCTGTACCTTCTGTAATTTCTTCATCTTCAATTAACTCTCTTAAAATACGACGTTGTTCACGTAATGCATTAAGTTTAATACGAGTCAATGTATCCTCACTAGGAGAATTAAAGAAATTGTTTGGTGTTAAGTTATCTATACGCATGAGGTAACCATCACAAATCATACCTACCTCTAACTTGTTATCATTGTTGGCTTCTTGTCCTAATCGTCTTACTACATTATAGTGAACGATTTTGTTGATTTTAACTAATTCTAACAAGTTATCTGTCACGCTTAAAGATGAAGCAGAGTTAATAGTTGTCTTCACGCGTCGTTTTAATAGTGCACCTCTAAATAATACAATTAAACGACGGATTAATGATGCTTGTTTATATACCTGTGTACGTTCAGCATATCGCATGTAGTTCTCAAGTATACTATTTGTGATACTACCGTCATCTACTAACTGTTCAAGCGTTTTTGTTTCCACATTAAACGCAATCTTTTGAAGTCTTTCAAGTTCTTTAGAGTTTTCATCGTCTTTCTCTACCGTTTTCAAGAATGTTAATTTGTCATGATATTCTTTAATGACATTGCCATAACGGTAACTGGTTTCAAAAGTTGATTTTTGATTTAAATAATCAATGACATGTTCCAAAATGTATATTCTTGCTTCTTTGAAGTTCATGCTACCCACTTTCACTTCAGGCGCATTAGCAGTAACAAATGGTAGTAATAATTGTGCCGCAACTAAACTGATGATCACCATACCTGATGCAATAAATAACAAATCATTACGATAATCAAATGCATGATGATCAGCTAAATAATAGGGTAACGTTAATGCGATAGCTAACGAAATCGTTCCATGGACACCACATAACGTCATAATAAGTGCATACAAACTGCGTTTGGGTGGTTTCTCCGTTGTATTATTACCGTCGTCATCTTGGCTAATCATTTTCTGGAATGGACTGACAGCTAAATAGAAATAAGGATATAATACGTAAACCCATAAGAATCTAAATAGATAAACAGCTAATGCTACTAGTACAGTAATAACAATTAAAAACAGTAAATTGTGTGGTTCAGTTTTAATGATGTTAATTACCACTTCTGGTACTAAAAATCCTAATATAGAAAAAACAAAACCATTTAACACATATCCTAAAATATTCCATGTATGGTTATAACTCATTTGCAATCTCGTTCGTGTCTGTGCGATTCTATCTCGTTCAAATCCATGAACGAGTCCTGCCACTACAGCAGCGATAATACCTGATGCATGAAATAACTCTGCAACTAAGTATGTAACAAATGGTGTCAATAACTGTATAAATGTAAACATATTAATGTTTTCAATACCACGGCGCATTAATGTTAATCTAAACCGAACTAAAGCCATTCCAATGAGTAACCCTACGATGGCCCCACCTAACGAAGCAACTAAAAACTGTTCCACGGATTCCATAATAGAAAATGTACCTGTTACTAATGCACCAACTGCAATTTTAAATGAAATGATACCTGCCGCATCATTTAACAATGACTCGCCCTCTAAAATAGTCATTGCTCCTTTTGGTAATACTTTACCATTCGTAATTGCTTGTACCGCTACTGCATCAGTTGGACATAGAATAGCAGCAATCGCGAAAGCTGCACCCGTAGGTAGTTCAGGCCAAATCCAATGAATGAAAAAACCTACACCAATGACAGTTGTAATGACTAGACCTAACGCCATCATCATCACAGGTTTAATATATTTTCTTAAGTGCACCCGTGAGACATTAACGCCTTCTACAAATAGAAGCGGTGCGATTAATGCAACCATAAATAATTCGGAATCAAAATTAAACTCAACAGGGATAGGAGTAATAAATAACAACATACCTAAAGCGATTTGAATAAACGCTAGTGGTACTTTCGGCATAAACGTATGAACGAAAGAACTAATAATAACGACGCCGATAAATATAAGTAATGTTTCAAATATTTCCAAACTTTCACCTCTTTAATGAATTGTTTTGGAATGAAAATTAAGTAACACGTATAGGAATTGATGTACTCTAGAGGTTAATTAATATAGAAGCAATCCTTAAATAATAAGATTTATCAGATTGTTATATCACAATTGACTTTATTAATATAGATGTTATGAGGAGGGCTCAACTCAGTTATCACAATGTTAGGTTATCCATACATCAATCATTTGAACATGAATTGAAAAGTTAACTAGTATCATCAAATTTTATGATTTTGGAATGTTAAAGTAATGCAATACATTTTTAACTACGTAGTACTCGTTATCCCAAAGTTATACTTTAAAGTTCCAAACACATAAAATATCTTTTTATCCCTTTTCAATAAATTTACTACTTAAATTCATAATTTTCCTTGTACAATATTTTATCACTATTTTGAGTATTACTTAAATAAATCGCACCTTAAACTATCATCTTTTTCTAATACAAATTAAAAACTACCGCACATCCTTCTATACGGATACACGATAGCTTTATTTTACTCATAGCCTTTATTTATTAAGCTTTTGATTCTCTTTATAATATAATTTTTCTCTTCGTTGTTCACGCAATTTAGCACGCGTTTTCAATTCTTCAGGTGAGTTGAATTCATTTTGACTTAACAATATGGAAGACTGTCTTGGTACATCATCTTTTCTATACATGTATGCACCATTTCGATACGCCGCACGTGCGACTAAATGCATGCCTACTGGTGATGTCAAATTAATAAAGATCAGTGATAATAATAACCTAACACTGAAAAATCCTGTATTCACTACAAAATAGATTAACACGCCAACAATCGTTAATAATACTGATAGCGTCGCACTTTTCGTGGAAGCGTGACTTCTCAAAAATACATCTTGGAATTTCACGATGCCGATCGCACTGATTAATGCAATCACACTACCTAGAAAGATGAATATTGAAGAGATGAGACTAACGATTTCTTTTACTGTTTCCATTGAAAACGCGCCCCCCTCCAATAAATCTAGAAATAGACACCGAACTTACAAATGAGATGATGGCTATTAACATGATTGAATCTAGGAATGAAACGGTACCCATAATCACACTCATGACACCAACAATACACATGACAACGGCACTCGTCGCATCGAATGACACGACTCTATCAGCAGTAGTCGGCCCTTTAATTAATCTCAAAAGACAAACCAATAATGCAATACCAAAAATAACCAAAGCTGCAATA
The DNA window shown above is from Staphylococcus sp. M0911 and carries:
- the tarB gene encoding teichoic acid glycerol-phosphate primase TarB; this translates as MRVLIKKIYMIVIAILNVLFRGLKVKNKNIVVMMTFPKDVLPIIEQLSTKGYKLTVITTDKHAHHIQHLSNVTYIKAGNKNVIQHIKALSTAKVILIDTYYLIMGAYHKKAQQTVIQTWHAAGALKDFGLTDHQVDLNNQAMVNQYQRVYSATDLYLVGGDEMGHCFNESFDAQPSQMLCSGLPRLVEYLNIDIKEEQQRLKNQYGIQDKLAVYMPTYRENHQANRQINTARFEKALPEYTLLSHLHPSIKNDEEYDLDSTSLVIMADLIISDYSSIPIEASLLNKPTLFYVYDEKEYEKVRGLNQYYYDIPNTYKVTTEDALIEKIKQDDKQFKSLFNHWHQYTTQETLNQVTNYIDKLVKS
- a CDS encoding metal ABC transporter substrate-binding protein, translating into MKKIIPLLLAIFIVLVGCSQSNGDKQQADSHKLKVVTTNSILYDMVKNVGGDHVDVHSIVPVGQDPHEYEVKPKDIKKLTDADVIFYNGLNLETGNGWFKKALEQAGKSMDDKKVIAVSKDVKPIYLNGEEGNKDKLDPHAWLSIENGIKYVKTIQDSLNKYDSSNQKDYKHQGNQYLSKLEKLNKESKDKFNDIPKERRAMITSEGAFKYFAKQYDVKPGYIWEINTEKQGTPSQMRHAIQFVKEHQIKHLLVETSVDKKAMESLSEETHKDIYGEVFTDSIGKKGSKGDSYYKMMKSNIDTIHGSMK
- the tagH gene encoding teichoic acids export ABC transporter ATP-binding subunit TagH; translated protein: MSVSVNIEHVTKEYRIYRTNKDRIKDALIPKNKNKTFFALDDVSLQAHEGDVIGLVGINGSGKSTLSNMIGGSLSPTSGKINRKGDVSVIAINAGLNGQLTGVENIEFKMLCMGFKRKEIKELMPQVIEFSELGEFIYQPVKKYSSGMLAKLGFSINITVNPDILVIDEALSVGDQTFTQKCLDKIYEFKEANKTIFFVSHNIRQVKEFCTKIAWIEGGKLKEFGELDDVLPNYEKFLKEFKKKSKNEQKAFRRDLDASRFIVK
- a CDS encoding metal ABC transporter ATP-binding protein, encoding MLEVSNLNLFLGNKHILKDIGFKIPITGEMIGIMGPNGAGKSSLLKSLIGDFQATGTQLLYQRPIHTQLKYMTYIPQKSNIDLDFPINVEKVILSGCYGDIGWFNQPRHETKIQLNQLLDDLDLKSLKRKQISALSGGQLQRVLVARALMSKSQLYLFDEPFVGIDFKSEQLIMNKIRQLKSQGKLILIVHHDLSKASQYFDRIMLLNQTLRYFGDAEDAMNNDTLLNDTFMSQTSHIDASSKGSA
- a CDS encoding sodium:proton antiporter, encoding MEIFETLLIFIGVVIISSFVHTFMPKVPLAFIQIALGMLLFITPIPVEFNFDSELFMVALIAPLLFVEGVNVSRVHLRKYIKPVMMMALGLVITTVIGVGFFIHWIWPELPTGAAFAIAAILCPTDAVAVQAITNGKVLPKGAMTILEGESLLNDAAGIISFKIAVGALVTGTFSIMESVEQFLVASLGGAIVGLLIGMALVRFRLTLMRRGIENINMFTFIQLLTPFVTYLVAELFHASGIIAAVVAGLVHGFERDRIAQTRTRLQMSYNHTWNILGYVLNGFVFSILGFLVPEVVINIIKTEPHNLLFLIVITVLVALAVYLFRFLWVYVLYPYFYLAVSPFQKMISQDDDGNNTTEKPPKRSLYALIMTLCGVHGTISLAIALTLPYYLADHHAFDYRNDLLFIASGMVIISLVAAQLLLPFVTANAPEVKVGSMNFKEARIYILEHVIDYLNQKSTFETSYRYGNVIKEYHDKLTFLKTVEKDDENSKELERLQKIAFNVETKTLEQLVDDGSITNSILENYMRYAERTQVYKQASLIRRLIVLFRGALLKRRVKTTINSASSLSVTDNLLELVKINKIVHYNVVRRLGQEANNDNKLEVGMICDGYLMRIDNLTPNNFFNSPSEDTLTRIKLNALREQRRILRELIEDEEITEGTALKLRESINYDEMVIVDSMT
- a CDS encoding metal ABC transporter permease, which codes for MHDFFTHLLNYQFLNRALIISMIVGVVCGTVGSLIVLRGLSLMGDAMSHAVLPGVALSFLFGIPMFIGALITGMIASMLIGFITSKSKTKPDAAIGISFTAFLALGVILISVINSTTDLYHILFGNLLAITHTTFWTTVIIGLFVLSLIIIFYRPLMISTFDNTFSRMNGLNTKLIHYFVMLLLALVTVASIQTVGIILVVALLVTPASTAFLICKNLYGMMAVASFIGVISSIIGLYFSYIYNVPSGAAIVLCTFAIYVITLGITTFKNKQRRGVI
- a CDS encoding metal-dependent transcriptional regulator, translated to MLTEEKEDYLKAILTNDGDVSFVSNKKLSQFLNIKPPSVSEMVGRLEKSGYVETKPYKGVKLTEEGLNHTLDIIKRHRLLELFLIEILKYNWEEVHQEAEILEHRISDLFVERLDNILNYPETCPHGGVIPRDHHYKEKYTKTILEFEPADVVTIKRVRDKTELLVYLSSKDISIGNDVEIVSKDDTNKVVIIKRNDVITILSYENAMNIFAEK
- the tagG gene encoding teichoic acids export ABC transporter permease subunit TagG — encoded protein: MSAVVTVFKEHIKNFYLIQRLAQFQIKISNHSNYLGMAWELLNPALQIMVYWLVFGLGIRSNNPVHGIPFVFWLLVGISMWFFINQGVLEGTKSISQKFNQVAKMNFPLSIIPTYIVTSRFYGHIGLLAIIIVACMFRGIYPSIHIIQLLIYVPFAFLLTASVALFTSTLGILVRDTQMAMQALMRILFYMSPILWIPKNHGVSGIVHHIMLFNPVYFIAESYRAAILFHQWYFIDHWKLALYNVMIVLIFFVLGSILHKKYRDHFADFL
- the tarA gene encoding N-acetylglucosaminyldiphosphoundecaprenol N-acetyl-beta-D-mannosaminyltransferase TarA, whose protein sequence is MTLKGQHNNKKVDILGVNFDHTTMLQMVENIKTFFMAQTTDNLFIVTANPEIVDYASENHDYQQLINSADYVIADGTGVVKASKRLKQPLPQRIPGIELLEECLKMAHVNQQKVFILGSKNEIIEKAEQQLKAKYPRVTFAHHHGYINLEDETVIKRIETFNPDYIFVGMGYPKQEKWIAHHSKAFQHTVMMGVGGSFEVFSGAKKRAPKFFRKLNIEWIYRLLIDWKRLGRLKSIPKFMFKIAKQKRQR
- a CDS encoding M50 family metallopeptidase — encoded protein: MTQFESFLTTHIHLNMYIILVISIIYIIVHQNRYKSYYRYFAIILNYIPVLTHEFGHVLFNKLSGGHAKDLVIVTRPSEREATLQQGYAITQSKSYLGQWFTTLGGYIMPPMMLWIGIITIFYNHPSFFILLYLGIFIYFLILTSRKLSPIIIIIAMTMLLYFLFQSDDLLVIHQIVSSSYHFILGVLLGEVLQSSWTIFRLTFQRPKQSWDGSTLTDISKVPTVIYSTIWITINLYTVYLLIKLLLFKS